A genomic segment from Lusitaniella coriacea LEGE 07157 encodes:
- a CDS encoding SH3 domain-containing protein, whose amino-acid sequence MAQKNIANRSIAIFTLLLSVTGGGWANAAMPSAELTDLPANERILLSQRLIGQCRAAKRDIFIYRGRSTDTQKLQTLSTNERVRLADNAVDGSGWIAIDEPRAGFVQAQDLQPCNTPSTGLTGQCRAAKRGIFIYRGRSTDSQKLQALSISDRVRLAEPSGRNGWIEIDRPIRGFVQKNDLLPSCDSPAAATPISPSNTLCRRVIYDGVEGMTIRSGAGLNFPRVGGVFFGDIVQIDPSARRLLDDERRAWVKLTSPVSGWISNGFPDFGERNIAACS is encoded by the coding sequence ATGGCACAGAAAAACATTGCAAATCGATCGATTGCTATTTTTACATTATTGTTGAGCGTTACCGGAGGCGGTTGGGCGAATGCAGCGATGCCATCTGCGGAATTAACCGATCTTCCCGCGAACGAACGCATCCTTCTCTCTCAAAGACTCATCGGACAGTGCCGTGCTGCCAAAAGAGATATTTTTATCTATCGAGGTCGTTCCACAGATACCCAAAAGCTTCAAACATTAAGCACAAACGAGCGCGTCAGACTTGCCGATAATGCAGTCGATGGGAGCGGCTGGATTGCTATCGATGAACCAAGAGCAGGATTCGTTCAAGCTCAAGACCTTCAACCCTGCAACACTCCCTCCACAGGACTCACCGGACAGTGCCGTGCTGCCAAACGAGGTATTTTTATCTATCGAGGTCGTTCCACAGACAGCCAAAAACTTCAGGCATTAAGCATAAGCGATCGCGTAAGATTGGCAGAACCATCGGGTCGCAATGGCTGGATTGAAATCGACCGTCCCATTAGGGGATTCGTTCAAAAGAATGACTTACTCCCATCTTGCGATTCTCCCGCCGCAGCGACTCCCATCTCACCCAGCAACACGCTTTGTCGTCGAGTCATTTACGATGGCGTTGAAGGGATGACTATTCGCTCTGGTGCCGGACTGAATTTTCCCAGAGTGGGAGGCGTTTTCTTTGGAGATATCGTGCAAATAGATCCTTCCGCCAGACGCTTATTAGATGATGAAAGACGTGCATGGGTCAAACTCACCTCACCCGTGTCCGGCTGGATCTCGAATGGCTTTCCTGACTTTGGAGAGCGAAATATCGCCGCCTGTTCGTAA